The following proteins are co-located in the Paludibaculum fermentans genome:
- a CDS encoding glycosyltransferase, whose product MPNHWLQSAKEYVRPYYLKWLFFRLRAQNCPTYFRDCWNYPATSLDSGRTRPDAAGLADPPSNKPDILFLPLADWHTRIQRTQHLALTFASMGYRCFYVNPHLGREFPSVYPFGSKRIVSTIGPRIRELHVHLPREPVFHHRCLSRMESRTLTDAIVRLPFNHAPGPPLVITSFPLWADVAHALKHQWGSQVIYDCHDLMTGFGNIAPDLLHAESGLLDSADLVIFSAQALFDHCRKLHPGIESRSILLRNAVSSTDFAPGHQPAPKTGHAPTIGYVGSLSTWFDIEFIRFAAAARPAWRFVLIGRIENHRIESLRHLPNVHLHGEVPYADLPRHLASFDVGIIPFVRNALTLSTNPIKLYEYFAYGLPVVSATLPEVERYSDLVYLADDPAQFLRQLDAALAENDPTLGSRRREIAGQESWRVRCLDLERRLGQS is encoded by the coding sequence ATGCCCAACCACTGGCTCCAAAGCGCCAAGGAGTATGTCCGCCCGTATTACTTGAAATGGTTGTTCTTCCGGCTTCGGGCGCAAAATTGCCCCACTTATTTCAGGGATTGCTGGAACTACCCCGCCACCTCGCTCGATTCTGGGCGTACCCGTCCTGACGCCGCAGGGCTGGCGGACCCGCCCTCCAACAAGCCGGACATTCTGTTTCTGCCTCTCGCCGACTGGCACACCCGCATCCAGCGCACCCAGCACCTCGCTCTCACCTTCGCGTCGATGGGCTACCGCTGCTTCTATGTGAATCCGCACCTGGGGCGCGAGTTTCCCTCCGTGTACCCCTTCGGCTCGAAGCGAATCGTCTCCACCATCGGCCCTCGCATCCGGGAACTCCACGTACACCTGCCCAGGGAGCCTGTGTTTCATCACCGCTGCCTCAGCCGTATGGAGAGCCGGACTTTGACCGATGCGATTGTCCGATTGCCGTTCAACCACGCCCCAGGCCCGCCCCTCGTCATTACCAGCTTCCCCTTGTGGGCGGATGTTGCCCACGCTCTCAAACACCAGTGGGGGAGCCAGGTCATCTACGATTGCCACGACCTGATGACGGGGTTCGGCAATATCGCGCCGGATCTCCTCCACGCGGAATCCGGTCTGCTCGACTCCGCCGACCTGGTAATCTTCTCGGCGCAGGCGCTCTTCGACCATTGCCGGAAACTGCATCCCGGAATCGAGAGCCGTTCGATCCTGCTCAGGAACGCCGTCAGTTCCACTGATTTTGCCCCTGGTCACCAACCGGCCCCAAAGACCGGGCACGCGCCGACCATTGGCTATGTCGGCTCGCTCAGCACCTGGTTTGACATCGAGTTCATCCGCTTCGCGGCCGCGGCCCGGCCCGCCTGGCGCTTCGTCCTGATCGGCCGCATCGAGAACCACCGCATCGAATCCCTGCGGCATCTGCCCAACGTCCACCTGCACGGCGAGGTTCCCTATGCGGACCTTCCGCGGCACCTGGCTTCGTTTGACGTCGGCATCATCCCGTTCGTGCGCAATGCCCTGACTCTCTCCACGAATCCGATCAAGCTCTACGAGTACTTCGCATACGGCTTGCCTGTCGTCAGCGCGACCTTGCCGGAAGTCGAAAGATACTCAGACCTCGTCTATCTCGCCGACGACCCGGCGCAGTTTCTCCGGCAGTTGGACGCGGCCCTGGCCGAGAACGACCCCACTCTGGGCTCGCGGCGGAGGGAGATTGCGGGCCAGGAGAGTTGGCGGGTTCGCTGTCTGGATCTGGAACGCAGGCTGGGCCAATCCTAG
- a CDS encoding tetratricopeptide repeat protein: MSRATSFTALLLVASLSPCLCFAQKAASPAAPPAGPPPPRPVEGQGQLDASPSLFAVLTAINAAGYDANLDSPTNSPLRAAVRKWVEARNPPALRRLKQFFTDHHQADPNADLSQYISFALATYGPPDFKPILPDNQQPPDVAALEGFTEIMTDFYRQADLESAWKQAQPLFEQAIERYHEPVTQAVLESNAFLRNPTSGTRGHRFQVFVDLLAAPNQVHTRVYGDYYFVVVTPSVDLRIRDIRHAYLDYLVDPLAIRNSKFFDKKKGLGDLAQASPILAEDYKNDFVRLASMCMVRAIEARLDGPSGSAYVEQSMKEGFILTAYFYEALPAYEKQDLAFRMYLPEMIDHLDVAKEDKRIAQIEFVSQRVTRVAKSAPKAAEPPLTGAAADLATAGQLYAAHNFSAARNAYRKVIEQSADKPLQAKAFFGLGRIAALEKHPELAVQMLERTLELDPEPFERAWAYVYLARLVLAAEEPEVEAALKYYQAALAVQGASEGATKAARQEMSTVAAAIKQAKP, encoded by the coding sequence ATGAGCCGCGCTACCTCTTTCACGGCGCTATTGTTGGTGGCTTCCTTGTCGCCGTGCCTGTGCTTTGCTCAGAAAGCCGCTTCGCCCGCCGCTCCTCCTGCCGGCCCGCCGCCACCCCGGCCCGTGGAAGGCCAGGGGCAGTTGGATGCCAGCCCGTCGCTATTCGCTGTCCTCACCGCCATCAATGCCGCCGGTTACGACGCCAACCTCGATTCCCCCACCAACAGCCCCCTTCGGGCCGCGGTCCGTAAGTGGGTCGAGGCCCGGAATCCGCCCGCTCTCCGCAGGTTGAAGCAGTTCTTCACTGACCATCATCAGGCCGATCCAAACGCCGATCTCAGCCAGTACATCAGCTTTGCCCTGGCCACCTACGGGCCGCCCGATTTCAAACCCATCCTGCCCGACAACCAGCAGCCCCCGGATGTGGCTGCCCTGGAAGGGTTTACAGAAATCATGACCGATTTCTACCGGCAGGCGGACCTGGAGTCGGCCTGGAAACAGGCCCAGCCGCTCTTTGAGCAGGCGATCGAGCGCTACCACGAGCCGGTCACCCAGGCCGTGCTCGAATCCAACGCCTTCCTGCGCAATCCCACCAGCGGGACCAGGGGCCATCGCTTCCAGGTCTTCGTCGACCTGCTGGCCGCTCCAAACCAAGTCCATACAAGGGTTTACGGCGACTACTACTTCGTGGTCGTCACGCCGTCCGTCGACCTCAGGATCCGCGATATCCGGCACGCCTACCTCGACTACCTGGTCGACCCGCTCGCCATTCGCAATTCCAAGTTCTTCGACAAGAAGAAGGGACTCGGCGACCTCGCCCAGGCCTCTCCCATTCTTGCCGAGGATTACAAGAATGATTTCGTTAGACTGGCTAGCATGTGCATGGTGCGCGCGATCGAGGCTCGGTTGGACGGGCCCAGTGGCAGCGCTTACGTTGAGCAGTCCATGAAAGAGGGGTTCATCCTCACGGCGTACTTCTACGAGGCGTTGCCCGCCTACGAGAAGCAGGACCTCGCTTTCCGCATGTACCTGCCCGAGATGATCGACCATTTGGATGTCGCCAAGGAAGACAAGCGCATCGCCCAGATCGAGTTTGTCTCGCAACGCGTCACGCGTGTAGCCAAAAGCGCGCCCAAGGCCGCCGAGCCGCCGCTCACCGGTGCCGCCGCCGACTTGGCCACAGCCGGCCAACTGTACGCCGCCCATAACTTTTCCGCCGCCCGCAACGCCTACCGGAAGGTGATCGAGCAGTCCGCTGACAAACCGTTGCAGGCGAAGGCCTTCTTTGGGCTGGGGCGGATCGCCGCGCTCGAGAAGCACCCGGAACTCGCAGTACAAATGCTCGAGCGCACACTCGAGCTGGATCCCGAACCGTTTGAGCGCGCATGGGCTTATGTTTATTTGGCCCGCCTGGTCCTTGCCGCTGAAGAGCCGGAGGTCGAGGCCGCGCTCAAGTACTATCAGGCCGCTCTCGCAGTTCAAGGGGCCAGCGAGGGTGCCACTAAAGCGGCTCGGCAGGAAATGTCTACCGTGGCCGCAGCTATCAAGCAAGCTAAACCCTGA
- a CDS encoding M12 family metallopeptidase, with the protein MSLFTRRYGIAWLLGSIWMAASAQQVPSIQVSGLPAQGLVETTGNSITLEGSITAPAGLASVTWTDQAGRRGAGQFEAVAGSTSEYRFTLGPVGLRRGLNGIHVAAIDPEGAASSVHVQVLSQAPAEAEGERRVGRWQNQPVTYELVNGMAVVEGDILLGPADQMDREPPQGKSTEGKREGLSILYSNSYWPVDAVTHVAKVPYVVLSGTTNMTTAISQFNTLFSGLIQFVPRVAEADYVAIDLNSADHSRSCFATLGRAGGQQGLQGSIDCDVPTLLHEMGHSIGLYHEHQRADYPTFVTFNQANLDIPLMFGNFGVQTLNAKNVGLYDYASIMHYGAAGFSKNNQMVLETIPPGMPIGEAATFSPGDIDTVKRLYGAAPASVTITTNPANLPIVVDGVALTAPQTFAWALASVHTIAVPTGSQKTTPADGSRYFFGNWNDGGAQSHQITVTSGTGAPGSPATSPAVTVYQASFQRYNQINPGISGVTGAGGGTLALNPLPQSISGGSYYLLRQKVSGQAVPNASSVFVGWFGNDFLPRGANPREWIIQASPWNIQADLEPTTPVYTVSSTFTNPVPPTSPLNPAVTAIIDGVTHVIPEIFRASDGWTSGSAHTLNVTNLQTPVTTNVAYKFNNWSLGGTSSATAAQNINVPAGSTSYVASFTPSYRGYSLMNPFCAASAPNPPLADQKYLDGTVVNFQVNPIAQWFFAGFSGTLNTSANPQSLTVHDEFAVTANLNTVAAPLTVTGFSPASLTQGAASTVVTIIGTGFTATSKVFVNGSYSSLRTVVFVDAQHIQVQLGPTDLTTPGGFPIAVQNAANGCSIFVEGSFTVDPATPRWQITKTHTGNFTQGSTGQYSITVTNNGGAATSGLVTVTETVPAGMTLTGMSGTGWSCSTNTCTTSTALAASASYPVILANVSISTSAATALTNQVSVTGGGAGSGLASDPTTIVQVPATISAVGGGGQSTAVLTAFGQPLQAAVLDAGGSGIPGKLVTFSAPGSGSTAVFTSANPATTNAAGIASVSVSANGLAGGPYLVGANVSGVAATAQFSLTNGLGTNVISFPAIPSQPFGTPPIVISATATSGLPVNFTSNTLAVCTLSGSTVTMLTPGNCSITARQPSSVNYSPAAPVTQIFQVTEPSMISVSPSSGTGDLQTFTAIYSAVKGYTDLQWVQLLLAVAPDGGGQSFCYVHYDVQGNAFWLYGASGFFVGPIAPGTQSNLLQNSLCALNTSASTASGTGKNLTVNASLVFKAAGARNVYMRAMNKAQADSGWVLKGAWTTVAAPLGTMTATPNTGKGSPQTFTLTYPDPAGFAGAAYGWTQFLVAKASDGGGQPFCYVHYDRAGNGLWMYSGDVGFFLGPVTPGVASNALDSSACSINPAGTTVSNQAGNLVLNVPITFKAPMSGGNKEFQRTLDVLNRDSGWQQTGNWTAP; encoded by the coding sequence ATGAGTTTGTTCACTCGTAGATACGGAATCGCCTGGCTTCTGGGATCCATCTGGATGGCAGCCAGCGCTCAGCAGGTGCCATCGATCCAGGTTTCCGGGCTGCCCGCACAGGGACTGGTGGAAACGACCGGCAACAGCATCACGCTCGAAGGCTCCATTACGGCACCCGCCGGCCTGGCGAGCGTCACATGGACGGATCAAGCAGGCAGGCGTGGGGCGGGCCAGTTTGAGGCGGTCGCCGGCAGTACTTCCGAGTACAGATTCACACTGGGGCCGGTGGGCCTGCGGCGAGGCCTGAATGGTATCCACGTCGCCGCAATTGACCCGGAAGGGGCGGCCTCCTCCGTTCACGTTCAGGTGCTTTCCCAAGCACCGGCGGAGGCGGAAGGGGAGCGGCGGGTGGGCCGCTGGCAGAACCAGCCGGTCACCTATGAACTGGTGAATGGGATGGCCGTCGTGGAGGGCGATATTCTGCTTGGACCGGCAGACCAAATGGATAGGGAGCCGCCGCAGGGCAAGTCGACCGAGGGCAAGCGGGAAGGGCTGTCGATTCTGTACTCGAACAGCTACTGGCCGGTCGACGCCGTGACGCACGTGGCGAAGGTTCCGTATGTGGTGCTGAGCGGCACAACCAACATGACCACGGCGATCAGCCAGTTCAATACGCTCTTCTCGGGGCTGATTCAATTCGTACCGCGCGTGGCCGAGGCGGATTACGTCGCCATCGACTTGAACTCAGCCGACCACAGCCGGTCGTGCTTCGCGACCTTGGGGCGGGCCGGCGGCCAACAGGGCCTGCAGGGTTCCATCGACTGCGATGTCCCGACGCTGCTGCATGAGATGGGCCACTCGATCGGGCTGTATCACGAGCACCAACGTGCGGACTACCCAACGTTTGTCACCTTCAACCAGGCCAATCTGGACATTCCACTGATGTTTGGCAACTTCGGCGTTCAGACCCTGAATGCGAAGAACGTGGGGCTGTATGACTACGCCTCGATCATGCATTACGGAGCGGCCGGATTCTCGAAGAACAATCAGATGGTGCTCGAAACCATTCCGCCGGGCATGCCGATTGGCGAGGCGGCGACCTTCTCCCCTGGGGACATCGATACGGTGAAGCGGCTGTACGGCGCCGCGCCGGCGAGTGTCACCATCACCACGAACCCGGCGAATCTGCCCATCGTGGTGGACGGGGTGGCGTTGACGGCTCCGCAGACCTTCGCCTGGGCGCTTGCCTCGGTCCACACAATTGCCGTCCCGACCGGATCCCAGAAGACGACGCCGGCCGACGGCTCGCGGTACTTCTTCGGCAACTGGAATGACGGCGGCGCGCAGTCGCACCAGATCACGGTCACTTCCGGCACAGGCGCACCCGGGTCTCCGGCCACCAGCCCGGCCGTCACCGTCTACCAGGCGAGTTTCCAACGCTACAACCAGATCAATCCGGGCATTAGCGGGGTCACTGGAGCAGGGGGCGGGACACTGGCCCTCAATCCGCTGCCGCAGTCGATCAGCGGCGGCTCGTACTACCTGCTGCGCCAGAAGGTTAGCGGGCAGGCGGTACCGAATGCGAGTTCGGTGTTTGTAGGGTGGTTCGGCAACGATTTCCTGCCGCGCGGAGCGAATCCCCGCGAGTGGATCATCCAGGCCTCGCCGTGGAACATCCAGGCGGACCTGGAGCCGACGACGCCGGTCTATACGGTCTCATCCACTTTCACCAATCCGGTTCCGCCTACCAGTCCGCTGAACCCGGCGGTGACGGCGATCATTGACGGGGTGACGCACGTCATTCCCGAGATCTTCCGGGCGAGTGACGGGTGGACGAGCGGCTCGGCGCACACCCTGAATGTCACGAACCTGCAGACACCGGTGACCACCAACGTGGCGTACAAGTTCAACAACTGGAGTCTGGGTGGGACGAGCAGCGCCACAGCCGCGCAGAACATCAACGTACCGGCCGGCAGTACCAGCTATGTGGCTTCGTTCACACCTTCGTACCGTGGCTATTCGCTGATGAATCCGTTCTGCGCCGCCAGCGCTCCGAATCCACCGCTGGCGGACCAGAAGTATCTGGATGGCACGGTGGTCAACTTCCAGGTGAATCCGATCGCGCAGTGGTTCTTCGCGGGCTTCTCGGGCACCTTGAACACGTCCGCCAATCCGCAGTCGTTGACGGTGCACGACGAGTTCGCCGTGACCGCGAACCTGAATACGGTCGCAGCTCCGCTGACGGTCACTGGCTTTTCACCTGCCTCGCTCACGCAAGGCGCGGCCAGCACCGTGGTGACGATTATCGGAACGGGCTTCACGGCTACCAGCAAAGTGTTCGTGAATGGCTCGTACTCGTCGCTGCGCACGGTGGTGTTCGTGGATGCACAGCATATCCAGGTGCAGCTTGGCCCAACGGACCTGACGACGCCGGGCGGATTCCCGATTGCCGTCCAGAACGCCGCCAACGGCTGCAGCATTTTCGTGGAAGGTTCATTTACAGTGGATCCGGCGACGCCGCGCTGGCAGATTACCAAAACGCACACCGGCAACTTCACGCAGGGGAGCACAGGCCAGTATTCGATCACGGTGACGAATAACGGCGGTGCGGCCACTTCCGGCCTGGTGACGGTGACGGAGACCGTGCCGGCCGGCATGACGCTGACGGGCATGAGCGGAACGGGATGGTCGTGCTCCACCAACACCTGCACCACCAGTACGGCGCTGGCGGCCAGCGCGTCGTACCCGGTGATTCTGGCCAATGTCTCGATCAGCACCAGCGCGGCGACCGCCCTGACGAATCAAGTTTCGGTGACAGGCGGGGGCGCGGGCAGCGGACTGGCCTCGGATCCGACGACCATTGTCCAGGTTCCGGCCACGATCTCGGCCGTGGGCGGCGGCGGGCAGAGCACCGCGGTGCTGACAGCCTTTGGACAACCGCTGCAGGCCGCGGTGCTGGACGCAGGCGGGTCGGGCATACCGGGCAAGCTCGTGACGTTCTCGGCGCCGGGTTCCGGCTCCACCGCAGTCTTCACCTCCGCGAATCCGGCCACCACCAACGCAGCGGGCATCGCCTCGGTCTCGGTGAGTGCAAACGGGCTCGCGGGCGGGCCATACCTCGTGGGGGCGAATGTGTCGGGGGTGGCGGCGACGGCGCAGTTCTCGCTGACGAACGGCCTGGGGACGAACGTGATCTCGTTCCCGGCTATCCCGAGCCAGCCGTTCGGCACGCCGCCGATCGTGATTTCGGCGACGGCGACTTCCGGATTGCCCGTGAACTTCACTTCCAATACGCTGGCGGTCTGCACGCTGTCGGGTTCCACCGTCACGATGCTGACGCCGGGGAACTGTTCGATCACCGCACGGCAACCGAGTAGCGTGAACTACAGCCCGGCCGCGCCGGTGACACAGATTTTCCAAGTGACCGAACCGAGCATGATCTCAGTCAGTCCGTCCTCTGGAACAGGCGACCTGCAGACGTTTACGGCGATCTATTCGGCGGTGAAGGGCTATACCGACCTGCAGTGGGTCCAACTGCTGCTGGCGGTGGCTCCGGACGGAGGAGGCCAGTCGTTCTGCTATGTCCACTACGACGTGCAGGGCAATGCGTTCTGGCTGTACGGAGCGAGCGGATTCTTTGTCGGGCCGATCGCGCCGGGGACGCAGTCGAACCTGCTGCAGAATTCGCTGTGCGCGCTGAACACCTCCGCTTCCACGGCCTCGGGCACCGGCAAGAACCTGACGGTCAATGCCAGCCTGGTGTTCAAGGCGGCTGGGGCCCGCAATGTGTATATGCGCGCCATGAATAAAGCGCAGGCCGACTCCGGGTGGGTCTTGAAAGGGGCCTGGACCACGGTGGCCGCGCCGTTGGGTACGATGACGGCGACGCCGAACACCGGCAAGGGGAGTCCGCAGACGTTCACGCTGACCTATCCGGATCCGGCGGGCTTCGCCGGGGCGGCCTATGGATGGACACAGTTCCTGGTGGCGAAGGCGTCGGACGGCGGCGGCCAACCGTTCTGCTATGTGCACTACGATCGCGCCGGCAACGGGTTGTGGATGTACTCAGGGGATGTCGGGTTCTTCCTGGGTCCAGTGACGCCGGGCGTGGCCTCGAATGCGCTGGACAGCTCGGCCTGCTCGATCAACCCCGCCGGTACGACGGTGAGCAACCAGGCGGGCAATCTTGTACTGAACGTGCCGATTACGTTCAAGGCGCCGATGTCGGGTGGAAACAAGGAGTTCCAGAGGACTCTCGATGTGCTGAACCGGGATTCCGGCTGGCAGCAGACGGGCAACTGGACGGCTCCGTAG
- a CDS encoding tetratricopeptide repeat protein: MADVSENNLGRLTAQDYHRMGVRALEAQRLEDAVIALRHAVELNPHMGRTWNDLGVVMEALGNPREAIRCYRQALAVQPENQDAQGNLSMLMLQMNMAHTLRRHAMSAGASY, encoded by the coding sequence ATGGCGGATGTAAGCGAGAACAACCTGGGCCGTCTGACCGCGCAGGATTACCACAGGATGGGCGTCCGGGCTCTGGAAGCGCAGCGGTTGGAAGATGCGGTGATTGCGTTGCGGCATGCGGTGGAACTGAATCCGCACATGGGCCGCACGTGGAACGATCTTGGCGTCGTGATGGAAGCCCTGGGCAATCCGCGTGAGGCGATTCGCTGCTACCGCCAGGCGCTGGCCGTGCAACCGGAGAACCAGGACGCGCAGGGCAATCTCAGCATGCTGATGCTGCAGATGAACATGGCCCACACACTGCGCCGTCACGCGATGTCGGCCGGGGCGTCTTACTAA